The following coding sequences lie in one Kribbella sp. NBC_00709 genomic window:
- a CDS encoding sulfite exporter TauE/SafE family protein produces the protein MRRLILIALLGSIAQLVDGTLGMAYGVTASTALLITGISPAVASASVHLSEVGTTLASGLSHWRFGNVDWRVVALIGAPGAVGAFAGATFLSSLSTESASLWVAGLLLLLGVYILVRFGTGKVRAVIEGRPAGKFLGPLGLVAGFIDATGGGGWGPVANSALLSSGKLAPRRAVGSVNAAEFLVSVAASIGFLFGLGRDNLPYGIVAALLIGGVVAAPLAAWLVSRLATRWLGVAVGLVLILTNARTLLNGLDVSTGPRYAVYAALVAGWAALVLYGIRMAARRPVPGADAEAVVDERELEPVS, from the coding sequence GTGCGTCGTCTCATCCTGATCGCCTTGCTGGGCTCGATCGCCCAGCTCGTCGACGGCACGCTCGGCATGGCGTACGGCGTCACCGCCAGTACGGCCCTGCTGATCACCGGGATCTCCCCGGCCGTCGCGTCCGCCTCGGTGCACCTGTCCGAAGTCGGCACCACGCTGGCCTCCGGCCTGTCGCACTGGCGCTTCGGCAACGTCGACTGGCGCGTGGTCGCGCTGATCGGCGCTCCCGGCGCGGTCGGTGCGTTCGCCGGAGCGACGTTCCTGTCCAGTCTGTCGACCGAGTCGGCGTCGCTGTGGGTCGCCGGTCTGCTGCTCCTGCTCGGTGTCTACATCCTGGTCCGGTTCGGCACCGGGAAGGTCCGGGCCGTGATCGAGGGCCGTCCGGCCGGGAAGTTCCTCGGTCCGCTCGGTCTGGTGGCCGGCTTCATCGACGCCACCGGCGGTGGCGGCTGGGGACCGGTCGCGAACTCCGCGCTGCTGTCCAGTGGCAAGCTGGCGCCGCGGCGAGCGGTCGGTTCGGTGAACGCGGCCGAGTTCCTGGTCTCGGTCGCCGCCAGCATCGGCTTCCTGTTCGGGCTCGGTCGCGACAACCTGCCGTACGGCATCGTCGCCGCACTACTGATCGGCGGCGTCGTCGCGGCCCCACTGGCCGCGTGGCTGGTGTCCCGGTTGGCGACCCGCTGGCTCGGTGTCGCGGTCGGCCTGGTGTTGATCCTGACCAACGCCCGCACCCTGCTGAACGGCCTCGACGTCTCCACCGGCCCGCGGTACGCCGTCTACGCCGCCCTCGTGGCCGGCTGGGCTGCTCTGGTCCTCTACGGCATCCGGATGGCCGCCCGCCGGCCGGTCCCCGGAGCCGACGCCGAAGCGGTCGTCGACGAGCGCGAGCTCGAACCCGTCTCCTGA
- a CDS encoding ABC transporter substrate-binding protein: MSISAIRPFRLLAATLALTATVAAAAGCSRAGGTDDTPAASSDKGPATELRLGYFPNVTHAAALVGVGKGLFAKELGSTKLVPTKFNAGPEEVGALLGGSLDAGFIGSGPAINAFAKSNGEAVRLIAGATSGGAQLVVKPTITKPEDLVGKTVVTPQLGNTQDVSLKKWLAQKNLTGKVKVTNLENAQTLDAFKKGDVDAAWLPEPWSSRLVLDAGAKVLLDEASLWPDGKFPTTVLIVRTQFLQEHPATVKALLSGLVSAIDYSAANPADAKTVVNDQLKEATGKALKPAVIDRAFKNIQITADPIASTFPQLAKDQVTAGIAKQAPAVAGFADLGPLNDVLGKAGKPTVDAAGLDSK; encoded by the coding sequence GTGAGCATCTCCGCCATCCGTCCGTTCCGCCTGCTCGCTGCAACCCTTGCCCTGACCGCCACCGTCGCCGCTGCCGCGGGCTGCTCGCGCGCCGGCGGCACTGACGACACGCCCGCCGCATCGAGCGACAAGGGTCCGGCCACCGAGCTGCGGCTCGGCTACTTCCCGAACGTCACCCATGCCGCCGCGCTGGTCGGCGTCGGCAAGGGCCTGTTCGCCAAGGAGCTGGGCAGCACCAAGCTGGTGCCGACCAAGTTCAACGCCGGCCCCGAGGAGGTCGGAGCGCTGCTCGGCGGCTCGCTGGACGCCGGCTTCATCGGCTCCGGTCCCGCCATCAACGCCTTCGCGAAGTCGAACGGCGAAGCGGTCCGCCTGATCGCCGGCGCGACCTCCGGCGGCGCGCAGCTCGTGGTGAAGCCGACGATCACCAAGCCGGAGGACCTGGTCGGCAAGACCGTGGTCACTCCGCAGCTCGGCAACACCCAGGACGTGTCGCTGAAGAAGTGGCTCGCCCAGAAGAACCTGACCGGCAAGGTCAAGGTGACCAACCTGGAGAACGCGCAGACGCTGGACGCGTTCAAGAAGGGCGACGTGGACGCGGCCTGGCTGCCCGAGCCGTGGTCGTCGCGGCTGGTCCTGGACGCGGGCGCGAAGGTGCTGCTCGACGAGGCGTCGTTGTGGCCGGACGGGAAGTTCCCGACCACCGTGCTGATCGTGCGGACCCAGTTCCTGCAGGAGCACCCGGCGACGGTCAAGGCGTTGCTGTCCGGCCTCGTCTCCGCGATCGACTACAGCGCCGCGAACCCGGCCGACGCGAAGACCGTGGTGAACGACCAGTTGAAGGAAGCGACCGGTAAGGCCCTGAAGCCGGCCGTGATCGACCGGGCCTTCAAGAACATCCAGATCACCGCGGACCCGATCGCGAGCACGTTCCCGCAGCTGGCCAAGGACCAGGTCACGGCCGGGATCGCCAAGCAGGCGCCGGCGGTGGCCGGATTCGCGGACCTGGGGCCGCTGAACGACGTACTCGGCAAGGCGGGCAAGCCGACGGTCGACGCCGCCGGCCTGGACTCCAAGTAA
- a CDS encoding ABC transporter ATP-binding protein produces MTATVEADRAVQDGTSTVRFHQVGKTFGTGRKAVTALDGVDLEVAAGEFVCLLGASGCGKTTLLNLVAGLDQPTAGRIEINSSRPAVVFQEPALMPWLTAAGNVELPLRMAGVPKAQRRTKAAELLGLVRLAGLGDKRPHELSGGMRQRVALARALASTTDNTDGKPSLLLMDEPFSALDAITRDVLQGELLRIWRATGTAILFVTHDVREAVRLGQRVVLLSSRPGRVVQQWDVNDAPDAVDEINTALRKVISSHAA; encoded by the coding sequence ATGACCGCGACAGTCGAGGCCGATCGAGCCGTGCAGGACGGGACCAGCACGGTGCGTTTTCACCAAGTGGGCAAGACGTTCGGGACCGGCCGGAAGGCGGTGACCGCACTGGACGGTGTCGATCTCGAGGTCGCTGCGGGGGAGTTCGTCTGCCTGCTCGGCGCGTCCGGCTGCGGGAAGACCACGCTGCTGAACCTGGTCGCGGGCCTGGACCAGCCGACGGCCGGCCGGATCGAGATCAACTCCTCGCGCCCGGCGGTCGTCTTCCAGGAGCCGGCGCTGATGCCGTGGCTGACGGCGGCCGGAAACGTCGAGCTGCCGTTGCGGATGGCCGGCGTACCGAAGGCGCAGCGGCGGACGAAGGCAGCCGAGCTGCTCGGGCTCGTGCGCCTCGCCGGCCTGGGCGACAAGCGTCCGCACGAGCTGTCCGGCGGCATGCGCCAACGCGTCGCGCTGGCACGGGCGCTCGCGTCCACGACGGACAACACCGACGGGAAGCCGTCGTTGCTGCTGATGGACGAGCCGTTCTCCGCGCTCGACGCGATCACCCGCGACGTCCTGCAGGGCGAGCTGCTGCGGATCTGGCGAGCCACCGGTACGGCGATCCTGTTCGTCACCCATGACGTCCGCGAGGCCGTGCGGCTCGGCCAGCGCGTCGTACTGCTGTCGTCGCGGCCCGGGCGCGTCGTGCAGCAATGGGACGTGAACGACGCTCCCGATGCGGTCGACGAGATCAACACCGCTCTGCGCAAGGTGATCAGCAGTCATGCCGCTTGA
- a CDS encoding ABC transporter permease: MPLDVQEGSVEAGLDALDTPVNAPEGSRVRRLAARVLPPVGAIVVLVAIWQALWAAAFWPEFKLPSPAAVWSQIWQLVSSGDIAELFWVSVHRAVIGFAISLLIAVPLGLAIANITVVRRGIGPLVSGLQSLPSVAWVPAAILWFGLNDRAIYWVVLLGAVPSIANGLVSGLDQVPPILPRVGKALGAGRFGGIRYILLPAALPGFLGGLKQGWAFSWRSLMAAELIATSPELGEGLGQYLHNGMSLSDISMVFAGIVLIFVVGVGIELLVFRPLENSVLRARGLTASAR; encoded by the coding sequence ATGCCGCTTGACGTCCAGGAAGGATCCGTCGAGGCCGGCCTGGACGCCCTCGACACACCCGTCAACGCGCCCGAGGGTTCGCGGGTACGGCGGCTCGCCGCGCGAGTGCTGCCACCGGTCGGGGCGATCGTCGTACTGGTGGCGATCTGGCAGGCGTTGTGGGCGGCTGCGTTCTGGCCCGAGTTCAAGCTGCCCTCGCCGGCGGCGGTCTGGAGTCAGATCTGGCAGCTGGTGTCCAGCGGCGACATCGCCGAGCTGTTCTGGGTTTCGGTGCACCGGGCCGTGATCGGCTTCGCGATCTCGCTGCTGATCGCCGTACCGCTGGGCCTCGCGATCGCGAACATCACCGTTGTACGGCGGGGGATCGGGCCGCTGGTCTCCGGTCTGCAGAGCCTGCCGTCGGTGGCCTGGGTGCCGGCGGCGATCCTGTGGTTCGGGCTGAACGATCGCGCCATCTACTGGGTCGTGCTGCTCGGTGCGGTCCCGTCCATCGCGAACGGTCTGGTGTCCGGCCTCGACCAGGTCCCGCCGATCCTGCCGCGGGTCGGCAAGGCCCTCGGAGCCGGCCGGTTCGGCGGCATCCGGTACATCTTGCTGCCCGCCGCACTGCCCGGATTCCTCGGCGGCCTCAAACAAGGCTGGGCGTTCTCGTGGCGGTCGCTGATGGCGGCCGAACTGATCGCGACCTCGCCGGAGCTGGGCGAAGGCCTCGGCCAGTACCTGCACAACGGTATGTCGCTGTCCGATATCTCGATGGTGTTCGCCGGCATCGTGCTGATCTTCGTGGTCGGCGTCGGCATCGAACTACTGGTGTTCCGCCCGCTCGAGAACAGCGTGCTGCGAGCGCGCGGACTCACCGCCTCCGCCCGCTGA
- a CDS encoding PLD nuclease N-terminal domain-containing protein, with protein MVRFLPFLISLALSVYALFSCIQTPDEDVPHLPKLAWIVLIVFVPFVGPIVWLLMSRTQGGGGGREAVVRPSRPVSRPLAPDDDPDFLKSLDRYRDPRTTIKPPPEPEDPADEDRPQDKPKKTSDDTPSETDDGNA; from the coding sequence GTGGTTCGATTTCTGCCGTTCCTGATCAGTCTGGCGCTGAGCGTGTATGCGCTGTTCTCCTGCATCCAGACACCCGACGAGGACGTACCGCACCTGCCCAAGCTGGCGTGGATCGTCCTGATCGTGTTCGTCCCGTTTGTGGGGCCGATCGTCTGGCTGCTGATGTCGCGCACGCAAGGCGGCGGTGGCGGCCGCGAGGCCGTCGTACGACCGTCGCGGCCGGTCAGCCGCCCACTCGCGCCCGATGACGATCCCGACTTCCTCAAGTCGCTGGACCGCTACCGGGACCCGCGCACGACGATCAAGCCGCCGCCGGAGCCCGAGGATCCGGCGGACGAGGACCGCCCCCAGGACAAGCCGAAGAAGACGTCCGACGACACCCCGTCCGAAACCGACGACGGGAACGCCTGA
- a CDS encoding WhiB family transcriptional regulator: MSRGMPRLPRPLMDLWDWQSQAACRDVNPELFFSPESERGVRKRAREMVAKSLCGTCPVQPECRQHALSVGEPYGVWGGTTESERDNNVLPEHRRSA, encoded by the coding sequence ATGTCGAGAGGGATGCCTCGTCTGCCCCGCCCGCTCATGGATCTGTGGGACTGGCAGTCGCAAGCCGCATGCCGGGACGTCAACCCGGAGCTCTTCTTCTCACCCGAATCGGAGCGCGGCGTTCGCAAACGCGCCCGCGAGATGGTCGCCAAGTCGCTGTGCGGGACCTGCCCGGTCCAGCCCGAGTGCCGGCAGCACGCCCTCTCCGTGGGAGAGCCGTACGGCGTGTGGGGCGGCACCACGGAGTCCGAGCGCGACAACAACGTCCTCCCCGAGCACCGACGGTCTGCATAG
- a CDS encoding histidine phosphatase family protein, with amino-acid sequence MTQIYLVRHGEPDYEPIDSRGLPGTAADSAPLSAVGMKQAEELADLLGGIRATYLVSSPFTRALHSAAIIGHRLALGVKVDYDLRDWLPDKTGRWRSITDVHAAQAEFEAYDGEWPEGVERPWEPLSQVRERARAALARHTASTDGPVLAITHATVIRALTGEKATVHGGHEYYRYDPANDG; translated from the coding sequence GTGACGCAGATCTACCTGGTCCGGCACGGTGAGCCGGACTACGAGCCGATCGATTCCCGGGGCCTGCCCGGGACGGCGGCCGATTCCGCCCCCCTCAGTGCGGTCGGGATGAAGCAGGCCGAGGAGCTCGCCGACCTGCTCGGCGGCATCCGCGCGACGTACCTGGTCAGCTCGCCGTTCACCCGCGCCCTGCACAGCGCCGCGATCATCGGCCACCGGCTCGCCCTCGGCGTCAAGGTCGACTACGACCTGCGCGACTGGCTGCCGGACAAGACCGGCCGCTGGCGCAGCATCACCGACGTCCACGCCGCCCAGGCCGAGTTCGAGGCGTACGACGGCGAGTGGCCCGAAGGTGTGGAGCGACCGTGGGAGCCGCTGTCCCAGGTCCGCGAGCGGGCCCGCGCGGCCCTCGCCAGGCACACCGCCAGCACCGACGGACCGGTCCTCGCGATCACCCACGCAACGGTGATCCGGGCGCTGACGGGTGAGAAGGCAACGGTCCACGGAGGCCACGAGTACTACCGCTACGACCCCGCGAACGACGGCTGA
- a CDS encoding GNAT family N-acetyltransferase, with the protein MNIRTAHRDELPGLQDLETAAGVLFRQIGLTDVAEHPPPALEIFDRCRQAGRLWVSVDDADKPTGFVFVELVDGAVHIEQISVHPEHQGRGIGRQLIEHVDRWAAGQGIPALTLTTFRSVPWNGPYYARLGFSEVAEAELTPGLVEIRATETALGLDPADRIVMRRPVAGQ; encoded by the coding sequence GTGAACATTCGTACCGCCCATCGAGACGAACTGCCCGGCCTCCAGGACCTCGAGACCGCCGCCGGCGTGCTCTTCCGCCAGATCGGTCTGACCGACGTCGCCGAACACCCGCCGCCCGCCCTGGAGATCTTCGACCGATGCCGCCAGGCGGGTCGGCTGTGGGTGTCGGTCGACGACGCCGACAAGCCGACCGGCTTCGTCTTCGTCGAGCTCGTGGACGGCGCGGTGCACATCGAGCAGATCAGCGTGCATCCTGAGCACCAAGGCCGCGGAATCGGGCGGCAACTGATCGAGCACGTCGACCGATGGGCGGCCGGGCAGGGGATCCCGGCCCTGACCCTCACCACGTTTCGCAGCGTGCCGTGGAACGGGCCGTACTACGCGCGACTCGGGTTTTCGGAGGTCGCGGAAGCGGAGCTGACGCCTGGATTGGTGGAGATCCGGGCGACGGAAACGGCGCTGGGACTGGACCCCGCGGACCGCATCGTCATGCGGCGGCCGGTTGCCGGTCAGTAA
- a CDS encoding 3-deoxy-7-phosphoheptulonate synthase → MNTLPKPTEQTRQQARVVDRRIEKTVPLVTPQALHDEFPLSDELARTVADGRQAVADVLNGVDDRLLVVVGPCSVHDAKAALEYAERLRPVAERLSDGLLIAMRVYFEKPRSTLGWKGLINDPGLDGSGDVNRGLRIARQLLVQVTELGLPAGCEFLDPITPQYIADTVGWGAIGARTVESQVHRQLSSGLSMPIGMKNRPDGSIATAVDAIKAAAVPHVFTGIDHDGAPAILHTRGNPDCHLVLRGSDSGPNYDADSVAGAVELLRKAGLPERVVIDASHGNSRKDHRRQPVVAEDIGAQVAAGNQAIVGVMLESFLQEGRQDLDPTRELTYGQSITDACMGWETTVSTLEKLRDAAIVRHG, encoded by the coding sequence ATGAACACCCTTCCCAAGCCGACCGAACAGACCCGTCAGCAGGCCCGAGTCGTCGATCGCCGGATCGAGAAGACGGTCCCGCTCGTCACGCCGCAGGCGTTGCACGACGAGTTCCCGTTGAGCGACGAGCTGGCCCGGACCGTGGCCGACGGGCGGCAGGCAGTGGCCGACGTACTCAACGGTGTCGACGACCGGCTGCTCGTTGTCGTCGGCCCCTGTTCGGTGCACGACGCCAAGGCAGCCCTCGAGTACGCCGAACGACTCCGGCCGGTCGCCGAGCGTCTCTCCGACGGACTCTTGATCGCGATGCGCGTGTACTTCGAGAAGCCGCGCTCCACGCTCGGCTGGAAGGGCCTGATCAACGACCCGGGCCTCGACGGCTCCGGCGACGTGAACCGCGGTCTCCGGATCGCCCGTCAGCTCCTGGTCCAGGTCACCGAGCTCGGTCTTCCGGCCGGCTGCGAGTTCCTCGACCCGATCACCCCGCAGTACATCGCGGACACCGTCGGCTGGGGTGCGATCGGCGCCCGGACCGTCGAGAGCCAGGTGCACCGCCAACTGTCGTCCGGGCTGTCGATGCCGATCGGGATGAAGAACCGCCCGGACGGCTCGATCGCCACCGCGGTCGACGCGATCAAGGCCGCCGCCGTACCGCATGTCTTCACCGGTATCGACCACGACGGCGCGCCCGCGATCCTGCACACCCGCGGCAACCCGGACTGCCACCTGGTACTGCGTGGCTCGGACAGCGGACCGAACTACGACGCGGACTCCGTCGCCGGCGCGGTCGAACTCCTGCGCAAGGCCGGCCTGCCCGAGCGGGTCGTCATCGACGCCAGCCACGGCAACAGCCGCAAGGACCACCGCCGCCAGCCGGTCGTGGCGGAGGACATCGGCGCGCAGGTCGCGGCGGGCAACCAGGCGATCGTCGGCGTCATGCTCGAGTCGTTCCTGCAGGAGGGCCGTCAGGACCTCGACCCGACCCGGGAGCTGACCTACGGCCAGTCGATCACCGACGCCTGCATGGGCTGGGAGACGACCGTGAGCACCCTCGAGAAGTTGCGCGACGCAGCAATCGTTCGCCACGGATAG
- a CDS encoding LacI family DNA-binding transcriptional regulator — MVTMTEVARAAGVSVSTVSHVVNGTRLVAPKTRERVHHAMRILGYQHHPTARSLAAGSNQTIGLAITAASNPYWVELIQGIDGEATRAGLNLIIVDTRDDARHESAAVANLIAHHIEGLVIAPAVGWRDVTLPLLRDHPIPYVVVDRIDPELRVDQVGVENEAATAAVSDHLISLGHTRIGMLAGIQGLSTSSERLRGYHLAHQRAGVPVDPALVVDGSSTGDGGRRATLELLELRSRPTAVFAANNNMTIGALAALRAAGVKVPRDLAVTVFDDFAWADLFSPGLTTVAQPSAAIGARAVQLLLRRMNDPGAPPQAVRLPAEIMHRESCGCVSRSGSVRSRCETSA; from the coding sequence ATGGTCACGATGACCGAGGTCGCCCGCGCCGCCGGAGTGTCGGTGAGCACGGTCTCGCATGTCGTGAACGGCACCCGCCTGGTCGCGCCGAAGACCCGCGAACGGGTGCACCATGCGATGCGGATCCTCGGCTACCAGCACCACCCCACCGCGCGCTCGCTGGCCGCCGGCTCGAACCAGACCATCGGCCTGGCGATCACCGCGGCCTCCAACCCGTACTGGGTCGAACTGATCCAGGGCATCGACGGCGAGGCGACCCGGGCCGGCCTCAACCTGATCATCGTCGACACACGCGACGACGCACGGCACGAGTCGGCCGCGGTCGCGAACCTGATCGCCCACCACATCGAAGGCCTGGTGATCGCGCCGGCGGTCGGCTGGCGCGACGTCACCCTGCCGCTGCTGCGGGACCATCCGATCCCGTACGTCGTCGTGGACCGGATCGACCCCGAACTCCGGGTCGACCAGGTCGGCGTCGAGAACGAGGCAGCGACCGCGGCGGTGAGCGACCACCTGATCTCGCTCGGCCACACCCGGATCGGGATGCTGGCCGGCATCCAGGGACTGTCGACGAGCAGCGAACGACTCCGCGGGTACCACCTCGCCCACCAGCGGGCCGGCGTACCGGTCGATCCGGCGCTCGTGGTCGACGGCTCCTCGACCGGTGACGGCGGCCGCCGGGCCACGCTGGAGTTGCTCGAACTCCGCTCGCGCCCGACCGCGGTGTTTGCCGCCAACAACAACATGACCATCGGCGCCCTCGCCGCGCTCCGGGCGGCCGGCGTGAAGGTACCGCGCGACCTCGCCGTCACCGTGTTCGACGACTTCGCGTGGGCTGATCTGTTCAGTCCAGGACTGACCACGGTCGCCCAACCGTCGGCGGCGATCGGAGCCCGCGCGGTGCAGTTGCTGCTGCGCCGGATGAACGATCCCGGTGCACCTCCGCAGGCAGTCCGGCTGCCTGCGGAGATCATGCACCGGGAGTCGTGCGGCTGCGTCAGCCGGTCAGGTTCGGTCCGTAGCCGCTGTGAGACCTCCGCATGA
- a CDS encoding substrate-binding domain-containing protein, with protein sequence MRRTVPVILLAASLACTTACTKTKSGGDSAGSSGPIKIGLVTKTDTNPYFVKLRESAKAHAQDKGAELIAVAGKFDGDNEGQVAAIENLVQQGVKGIMITPSNSTGILGALKQAKEKGVLVIALDTETDPKDAVDATYATNNTTAGELQGKYIKATLGSTPPKLLMMDGTPGGTVDEQRHRGFLQGMGLKDGDPAILSAAPTNGDQNKAQAAMENLLQRDSTVNAVYTLNEPAARGAVAALSAKGLTGKVAVGSIDGGCQGVADVKAGKYLATVMQFPKKMAEQGVDAVVDFAKNGKKPTGFIDTGARLITDKPLPGLDAKDTAWGAQNCWG encoded by the coding sequence GTGAGAAGAACCGTCCCCGTGATCCTGCTGGCGGCGTCGCTGGCATGTACGACGGCGTGCACGAAGACCAAGTCCGGCGGCGACAGTGCGGGAAGCAGCGGCCCGATCAAGATCGGGCTGGTCACCAAGACCGACACCAACCCGTACTTCGTCAAGCTCCGCGAATCCGCCAAGGCACACGCGCAGGACAAGGGCGCCGAGCTGATCGCGGTCGCCGGGAAGTTCGACGGCGACAACGAGGGCCAGGTCGCCGCGATCGAGAACCTGGTCCAGCAAGGCGTGAAGGGCATCATGATCACGCCGAGCAACTCGACCGGCATCCTCGGCGCGCTCAAACAGGCCAAGGAGAAGGGCGTTCTGGTGATCGCCCTCGACACCGAGACCGATCCGAAGGACGCCGTCGACGCGACGTACGCGACCAACAACACGACCGCGGGCGAGCTGCAGGGCAAGTACATCAAGGCCACGCTCGGCTCGACGCCGCCGAAGCTGCTGATGATGGACGGTACGCCGGGTGGAACCGTGGACGAGCAACGCCATCGTGGATTCCTGCAGGGGATGGGATTGAAGGACGGCGATCCGGCGATCCTCAGCGCGGCGCCGACGAACGGCGACCAGAACAAGGCGCAGGCCGCGATGGAGAACCTGCTGCAGCGCGACTCGACCGTGAACGCCGTCTACACGCTGAACGAACCGGCGGCCCGCGGCGCCGTCGCGGCGCTGTCCGCAAAGGGCCTGACGGGGAAGGTTGCCGTCGGCTCCATCGACGGCGGGTGCCAGGGCGTGGCGGATGTGAAGGCCGGCAAGTACCTCGCGACCGTCATGCAGTTCCCCAAGAAGATGGCCGAGCAAGGTGTCGACGCGGTCGTCGACTTCGCCAAGAACGGGAAGAAGCCGACGGGCTTCATCGACACCGGAGCCCGGCTCATCACCGACAAGCCGCTGCCGGGCCTCGACGCCAAGGACACCGCCTGGGGCGCCCAGAACTGCTGGGGCTGA
- a CDS encoding ABC transporter permease: MSLAQTSSLRNRSAEAFLHNPALGPLGALIVAIIVFSATTSTFLTVDNLSLVMQQSLVVATLALGQTLIVLTGGIDLANAAIMVLGTMVLARLVTEGGPSGVALLIGFLVCAALGAISGGLVTMLNLPPFIVTLGMLTVVLAAGRLYSEGNSFPVTNDVLGVLGEGGYLFGQLKVTHGMTLAVVMFAVTWYALTRTAWGRHVYALGNDPEAARLTGIHVGRTRFSVYLIAGVIYAFAAWQALGRIPNADPNAFQTGNLDSITAVVIGGTSLFGGRGSVLGTVVGALIVAVLRSGLTQAGIDSLYQDVATGVLVIAAVAFDQVVRRRSR, from the coding sequence ATGAGCCTGGCGCAAACCTCGTCACTGCGGAACCGTTCCGCGGAAGCGTTCCTGCACAATCCCGCACTCGGCCCGTTGGGTGCGTTGATCGTCGCGATCATCGTGTTCTCGGCAACGACCAGCACCTTCCTGACCGTCGACAACCTGTCTTTGGTGATGCAGCAGTCGTTGGTCGTCGCGACGCTGGCGCTGGGACAGACGTTGATCGTCCTCACCGGCGGCATCGACCTGGCCAACGCCGCGATCATGGTGCTCGGGACGATGGTGCTCGCTCGACTGGTGACCGAGGGCGGCCCGTCCGGGGTCGCCTTGCTGATCGGCTTCCTGGTGTGCGCGGCGCTCGGTGCGATCTCCGGCGGTCTGGTGACGATGCTCAACCTGCCGCCGTTCATCGTGACGCTCGGCATGCTGACCGTCGTACTCGCGGCCGGCCGGTTGTACTCCGAGGGCAACTCGTTTCCGGTGACCAACGACGTGCTCGGGGTACTCGGTGAAGGCGGCTATCTGTTCGGCCAGCTCAAGGTCACCCACGGGATGACGCTGGCCGTGGTGATGTTCGCGGTCACCTGGTACGCCCTCACCCGGACCGCCTGGGGTCGCCATGTGTATGCCCTCGGCAACGATCCCGAGGCGGCCCGGCTGACCGGCATCCACGTCGGCCGGACCCGCTTCAGCGTCTACCTGATCGCCGGCGTGATCTACGCCTTCGCCGCCTGGCAGGCACTCGGCCGGATCCCGAACGCGGACCCGAACGCCTTCCAGACCGGCAACCTGGACAGCATCACCGCGGTCGTCATCGGCGGCACCAGCCTGTTCGGCGGTCGAGGCAGCGTGCTCGGAACGGTCGTCGGCGCACTGATCGTCGCCGTACTGCGCAGCGGGCTGACGCAGGCCGGCATCGACAGCCTGTACCAGGACGTGGCGACCGGCGTCCTGGTGATCGCCGCCGTCGCGTTCGACCAGGTCGTCCGAAGGAGGTCGCGATGA
- a CDS encoding ATP-binding cassette domain-containing protein, which yields MTAPALEARGLVKRYGRVTAIDGADFDLYAGEVLAVVGDNGAGKSSLIKALSGALIPDAGTILLDGEPTHFHSPLDARHAGIETVHQTLALAPAMDIATNLFLGREVRRTGPLGTVFRVLDRTAMRHQAQQQLDALGIETVQHIGQLVETLSGGQRQAVAVARAAMFGSRLVIMDEPTAALGVKESRQVLDLIRRIRDRGLPVVLISHDMPQVFEIADRIHVHRLGRRAAVVSPADASMSQVVSLMTGALRPGDPDAPQDLVDR from the coding sequence ATGACTGCACCAGCTCTCGAAGCGCGCGGTCTCGTCAAACGCTACGGCCGGGTGACGGCGATCGACGGCGCCGACTTCGACCTGTACGCCGGGGAAGTGCTGGCCGTGGTCGGCGACAACGGCGCCGGCAAATCCAGCCTGATCAAGGCGCTGTCCGGCGCACTGATCCCGGACGCCGGCACGATCCTGCTCGACGGTGAGCCGACCCATTTCCACTCGCCGCTCGATGCGCGCCATGCCGGCATCGAGACAGTCCACCAGACCCTCGCGCTGGCCCCCGCGATGGACATCGCGACCAACCTGTTCCTCGGCCGCGAAGTACGCCGTACCGGACCGCTGGGCACCGTGTTCCGGGTGCTCGACCGGACCGCGATGCGGCACCAGGCGCAGCAGCAACTAGATGCCCTCGGCATCGAAACCGTGCAGCACATCGGCCAGCTGGTCGAGACCTTGTCCGGCGGTCAGCGCCAGGCGGTCGCGGTCGCGCGGGCCGCGATGTTCGGCAGCCGGCTGGTGATCATGGACGAGCCGACCGCGGCACTCGGCGTGAAGGAGTCCCGGCAGGTGCTCGACCTGATCCGCCGGATCCGCGATCGGGGCCTGCCGGTGGTGCTGATCAGTCACGACATGCCGCAGGTGTTCGAGATCGCCGACCGCATCCACGTGCATCGCCTCGGCCGCCGGGCCGCGGTCGTCAGCCCGGCGGATGCGTCGATGAGTCAGGTGGTCTCGCTGATGACCGGAGCGCTGCGCCCCGGCGACCCGGATGCGCCGCAGGACCTGGTGGACCGATGA